A genomic stretch from Falco cherrug isolate bFalChe1 chromosome 1, bFalChe1.pri, whole genome shotgun sequence includes:
- the COMT gene encoding catechol O-methyltransferase isoform X3 — translation MLESFSVLLFVFILLFILLLFLVLIRKNGTAALIWNEIIREKITNFIMNQSKEQRILNFVLQNAVRGDPCSVLDTIDKYCSQKEWAMNVGDEKGLILDKTLEEVNPSVALELGTYCGYSAVRIARLLKPGACLLTVEFNPEFAAIAKQMIEFAGVQDKVKLLEGPSEEIIPQLKKKYEVDTLDFVFLDHWKDRYTPDTILLQECNLLKKGSVLLADNIIVPGAPEFINYIRNNPHFQCTNYPSHLEYMKVVDAMEKAVFLG, via the exons atgCTGGAGAGCTTTTCAGTCCTTTTGTTCGtcttcattctgcttttcattttgctgctctttctggTGCTCATCAGGAAGAACGGCACTGCTGCCCTTATCTGGAATGAAATAATCCGGGAGAAAATAACCAATTTCATCATGAATCAGAGCAAAGAACAGAGGATTTTAAATTTTGTGCTGCAGAATGCAGTCCGAGGAGATCCCTGTAGTGTGCTGGACACTATAGATAAGTACTGCTCCCAGAAAGAATGGGCCATGAATGTGGGTGATGAGAAAG GTTTAATTCTAGACAAGACACTGGAAGAGGTCAATCCATCAGTTGCACTGGAGCTAGGAACATACTGTGGCTACTCAGCAGTTAGGATTGCTCGGCTACTGAAGCCAGGAGCTTGTCTTCTCACTGTGGAATTCAACCCAGAATTTGCTGCTATAGCTAAACAGATGATTGAGTTTGCTGGAGTACAAGACAAG GTAAAACTCCTAGAAGGTCCTTCAGAGGAAATTATCccccagctgaagaaaaaatacgAAGTAGATACTCTGGATTTTGTCTTCCTGGACCACTGGAAAGACAGATACACACCAGATACCATCCTGCTCCAG GAATGCAACTTGCTGAAGAAGGGCTCGGTTCTTCTGGCTGACAATATCATCGTCCCAGGAGCTCCAGAATTCATTAATTATATCCGCAACAACCCCCATTTCCAATGCACTAATTACCCATCTCATTTGGAATATATGAAAGTGGTGGATGCTATGGAAAAGGCTGTGTTTTTGGGATAA
- the COMT gene encoding catechol O-methyltransferase isoform X1, which translates to MIQLKVRSPLEVLSKDTAQPAEQHRKRSEGTASALLRKMLESFSVLLFVFILLFILLLFLVLIRKNGTAALIWNEIIREKITNFIMNQSKEQRILNFVLQNAVRGDPCSVLDTIDKYCSQKEWAMNVGDEKGLILDKTLEEVNPSVALELGTYCGYSAVRIARLLKPGACLLTVEFNPEFAAIAKQMIEFAGVQDKVKLLEGPSEEIIPQLKKKYEVDTLDFVFLDHWKDRYTPDTILLQECNLLKKGSVLLADNIIVPGAPEFINYIRNNPHFQCTNYPSHLEYMKVVDAMEKAVFLG; encoded by the exons ATGATTCAGCTCAAAGTTAGAAGTCCTTTAGAAGTGTTGTCAAAGGACACTGCTCAACCTG cagagcagcacaggaaaagaTCGGAGGGAACAGCTTCTGCTCTACTGAGAAAg atgCTGGAGAGCTTTTCAGTCCTTTTGTTCGtcttcattctgcttttcattttgctgctctttctggTGCTCATCAGGAAGAACGGCACTGCTGCCCTTATCTGGAATGAAATAATCCGGGAGAAAATAACCAATTTCATCATGAATCAGAGCAAAGAACAGAGGATTTTAAATTTTGTGCTGCAGAATGCAGTCCGAGGAGATCCCTGTAGTGTGCTGGACACTATAGATAAGTACTGCTCCCAGAAAGAATGGGCCATGAATGTGGGTGATGAGAAAG GTTTAATTCTAGACAAGACACTGGAAGAGGTCAATCCATCAGTTGCACTGGAGCTAGGAACATACTGTGGCTACTCAGCAGTTAGGATTGCTCGGCTACTGAAGCCAGGAGCTTGTCTTCTCACTGTGGAATTCAACCCAGAATTTGCTGCTATAGCTAAACAGATGATTGAGTTTGCTGGAGTACAAGACAAG GTAAAACTCCTAGAAGGTCCTTCAGAGGAAATTATCccccagctgaagaaaaaatacgAAGTAGATACTCTGGATTTTGTCTTCCTGGACCACTGGAAAGACAGATACACACCAGATACCATCCTGCTCCAG GAATGCAACTTGCTGAAGAAGGGCTCGGTTCTTCTGGCTGACAATATCATCGTCCCAGGAGCTCCAGAATTCATTAATTATATCCGCAACAACCCCCATTTCCAATGCACTAATTACCCATCTCATTTGGAATATATGAAAGTGGTGGATGCTATGGAAAAGGCTGTGTTTTTGGGATAA
- the COMT gene encoding catechol O-methyltransferase isoform X2, whose product MLTEPAEQHRKRSEGTASALLRKMLESFSVLLFVFILLFILLLFLVLIRKNGTAALIWNEIIREKITNFIMNQSKEQRILNFVLQNAVRGDPCSVLDTIDKYCSQKEWAMNVGDEKGLILDKTLEEVNPSVALELGTYCGYSAVRIARLLKPGACLLTVEFNPEFAAIAKQMIEFAGVQDKVKLLEGPSEEIIPQLKKKYEVDTLDFVFLDHWKDRYTPDTILLQECNLLKKGSVLLADNIIVPGAPEFINYIRNNPHFQCTNYPSHLEYMKVVDAMEKAVFLG is encoded by the exons ATGCTTACAGAACCAG cagagcagcacaggaaaagaTCGGAGGGAACAGCTTCTGCTCTACTGAGAAAg atgCTGGAGAGCTTTTCAGTCCTTTTGTTCGtcttcattctgcttttcattttgctgctctttctggTGCTCATCAGGAAGAACGGCACTGCTGCCCTTATCTGGAATGAAATAATCCGGGAGAAAATAACCAATTTCATCATGAATCAGAGCAAAGAACAGAGGATTTTAAATTTTGTGCTGCAGAATGCAGTCCGAGGAGATCCCTGTAGTGTGCTGGACACTATAGATAAGTACTGCTCCCAGAAAGAATGGGCCATGAATGTGGGTGATGAGAAAG GTTTAATTCTAGACAAGACACTGGAAGAGGTCAATCCATCAGTTGCACTGGAGCTAGGAACATACTGTGGCTACTCAGCAGTTAGGATTGCTCGGCTACTGAAGCCAGGAGCTTGTCTTCTCACTGTGGAATTCAACCCAGAATTTGCTGCTATAGCTAAACAGATGATTGAGTTTGCTGGAGTACAAGACAAG GTAAAACTCCTAGAAGGTCCTTCAGAGGAAATTATCccccagctgaagaaaaaatacgAAGTAGATACTCTGGATTTTGTCTTCCTGGACCACTGGAAAGACAGATACACACCAGATACCATCCTGCTCCAG GAATGCAACTTGCTGAAGAAGGGCTCGGTTCTTCTGGCTGACAATATCATCGTCCCAGGAGCTCCAGAATTCATTAATTATATCCGCAACAACCCCCATTTCCAATGCACTAATTACCCATCTCATTTGGAATATATGAAAGTGGTGGATGCTATGGAAAAGGCTGTGTTTTTGGGATAA